Part of the Arvicanthis niloticus isolate mArvNil1 chromosome 29, mArvNil1.pat.X, whole genome shotgun sequence genome, ATTGGCATCCACATGGTTCCTTGAGAAAACACAGAGCAGGAACCAAAGAACAAGGAGAATTATCAACCCAGACAAGGCCCACAGAGGCAGCCAGGACATAGATATGGGCTTAGGTTAAAGTACAGGCAACTCTCACTAATATGGTCTTCCAGTTAGAGCAAGGCATGCTGACCCCAGCATGGCCCCTGAATACAGCACAGACTACTTACAGCTATTAGATACAGCATTTCTTCATGGAGTCAAGCAAGGCCTTAGCATTCTctctatcttctttcttctcctaatgtggaaattacaagtgtgtactaACACACTAGATTCACTATGAAGTATAATCAATTAATGAGTTGCAGTAATCTTTTATGGTGTTATTTATACTTTATCCTTAAACCAATAAAGTGATTTTAATACAATTCCACATGTCTGTCTTACTAGTTTACACTGTGccagaagatgaagaaaatgaaaatcttgggtgcttgagatggctcagagaaacCAGTTTAGTTCCCAATATTCCTGTTTTGTGTCTCTCAACTTTCAGGATCCCCAGTTCAGCCTCTTCCACACTCCTTGGAGGCATATGTGCCCATACATTCACAAGTCACATACTGCTTTCATACACTCAATTGAGAAGATAAAATGATGAAGCAGACATTTGTACAGTATAAACAGTGCAAAAAGTTTGTTGTGTTTTACTACACATTTAATATCAACATTCATGAGCCAAAGGCAGGATCTGGGTGTGaggatgggagagggaaaaatAGTTCATGATCAAGTATAGGCAATgggtggagggagacaggagaaaagccctgagggccagcagaatgcaACACTGGAGgatgggaggtgtgtgtgtgggatcaTGTAGAAACTACCAGAGACCTTGGAGGttagagactcccaggactcaaagggagggacctcagATAAAATCCACaccagtggggagagagaaaacataagagagtccacttccagtagaaagacatgtcatcaagtggagggatggggtggcCATCCCAGAGTCAAagactctgacccagaattgttcctgcctaaaagaattgcagggacaaaaatggagaagagacttagcatgaggtccagtgactggctcaCCTTGGAGTACATCTCACGAGGACGTTCTAAGGCCTGTCACTATTAGTGATTCTAtagtgtgcttatagacaggaacctagcatggctgtcctctgagaggcacaTCAAGCAACTGACTGAGTTAGATGTATTTACGTATACCCAAGCATTGGACAGCAGCCAGGGAttcctgtgattgaattagggggatgctggaagaatctgaggaggAAGCCAACCCCATAGAAAGATGAGCAGTCTCACCTAACccggacccccgagatctcttagacactgaaccaccaatcaggcagcatacatgagtaggtctgaggcccctgacacatatacagcagaggactgcctagtccagcctcaatgggagaagaggagcCTAACCCTCGAAAGACACAGGGGAGGGcatcttcttggagatgggggatgaggaattgtgggagggagGACTTGGAGGAATATAACAGTTGGACTgtgaaataataaaagtaataaaatatgaaataaacaatataatgattacaaagaaaaaaagcatgggCTCTAAGATGGTGTGGCTACAACAAAGTAGCATCAAAGGGTGGGTGAGGATAGTGGATCTGAATGTTGCAAGTGGGAGGAGCCAAGGGATGGGAGGGGCATTGAATTCCAGGGTTGGAGAGATATTTAAGGGCAGGTCTTGTGAGTACAACTCAAATAGACAGGATTGAAGAAGCTGCAGCAACCCTCTGGATTCCTGGTGAGTTGGTGGGCTGCATGAAATGTTTGAGGTTGCTGTGTGAAGGAGATATCATGGTGGAGAATACTGGGAGCTAGTGGAAGAGGAGTCTAGGTAGCTTGTATGGGTGTTTGATTGGTGAAATCTAAAATATGCTCTGTCCACAGGCAGgagatattatttaaaattagtaGATGTTTCAAGTCTATCCCATAGATGTGAACACTGAGGACCAGTGACATGCAAAGATTAGAGCAGTCTATGAGTGAGCTTTCAAGAGACCTCTAGGTGCTCTATTCTTCATTCTAGGCACAGGCCTGAGCTCTGGGTTGTATGGAAAGCCTGGATCAGATAGATAGAGAGGCCTGACTCTAGGACAAAGGGACTGTAGGGATTCTCTGATTCATTTCCCTTTCAGTATACATGGGATCCTGAGGATTTCAGGAACAATTGAGGTTGCCCAGATCAGGCATAGTGGTGGTATTCTGACTCAAAATTGTGACATCCAGGATGGTTTTTGGCTGAGCAGGCCCTTGTCTGACTTAAATGTGTAACCATGTTGGATGTTTTGACCACACATTTAATTCCAGGACTCAAGAACCCATGGCAAGTGGTTTTTTGTGATAATGAGTCCTGGCTCGTCTGTATAGTGAGATTCAGGAagtcaggcacatgcacatggagACTGCCTCAGCCTAAAAAGAGAAAGATTGGATAAATAAAGAAGTGACCACAGTGTGCAGAAATCTGCATGTCCTCTGGGCAGCAGGATGAGAAGAAACCCATTTCTTGAGATGCTCAGTAGAGAgtaaggacattttttttcttgatggagCCAAAGAGGGTGAGGAATCCCAAAGAATGGGTCAGTTGTTTGTTACACAACTTTAATCTTTGCACTATATAGGAaagaagaggcaggtgagttctagtccagccttGTCTTCAGGACTCACAGGACAGCAAAGTTCATACAAAGAAACTctctccaaagaaaagaaaggaaagaaagcaaataataataataataatgataataatgataataaaaagaaagaaaagtaaataaaaaatgtcttCCATCTGGCCAGGATTCTATAAGGTGCTAAGGTGTGGCTCCAGACTGGGTGTGTCCACGGGGTGTGAATACTTGCTGGATGTGAGAGGATGAAATGAGGCACCTGTGGGAGGGTCCTGGATAGCAAGATTCAATAGATTCAATTAAGGCTAAATTTTTGAAATAGGATTTCAATATCAGAGGGGATCTGGGTTAAGTGTAAGAGCCTTCAGATATCCAGGGTAATTAGATCATCAATGCTACTGTTTAGAAGATAAGTGTGGAATGGGGTCCATTGGATCTTGCCTGTTCCATAGCCTTTCATTCTCTGTTTTGAGAGAGAGTCCAGCAGAAAGGAGGAGAATTTGGgactcttctttttatttttttaacatttatgataATATTCccattctaaaataaattttatttacttttcgtTTTATAGACCTGATTTTATCCTTCTTTTTTAATTCACTGACTGTGGATACCTCCATacctcctccttctgtctccatgaggatgtcaccattcccaccccaccctaTAAAACTCCTCTCTCCCTGagtcctccagtctcttgagggttaggtgtatcttttCTGAGTGCAGACCTGGCAGTCtgctgctgtatatgtgttggggacctcatagcAGCTGGTGTATGGTgactggttggtggcccagtttCTGAGAAATCTGGCAGTCCTGATAGGCCTCtttttgtaagcacaccatagcctcagtaatagtggcAGACCTTGGTGCCTCCCTTTAAGCTGGattccaatttgggcctgtcactggacctccttttcttcagactcttctccatttttgttcctgcagttctttcagataggaacaattctgggtcagaggtttagggttgcttttgtttttgtttttcgttttttgctgtgagatggcaaccccatccctcacttgatgttctgtctttctgctggaggtgggctctataagttccctgtctccactgtaggacatttcatctaaggttcctccattttgagctttagtaaagtttcttttatgaatgtgagtgcctttttctttggggcatagatgttcagaattaagactttctcttcatagattttttttcctttgatgaatatgaagatCTCATCTTGATTGAAAACCTTTTGGTTTTaagtctcttttattggatattaggaaagctactccagcttgttttctgGGGACCATTTGCTTTGAAGACCATTTTCCAAACTCTTTCTCTGAGGTAGAGCCTGTATTTGAtattaaggtgtgtttcttgtatgcagctaAATGCTGGatctgtttgtgtatccagtctggtagcttatgtctttttataggtgagtgtggggaggggacagaaggtaaatatcatccttgcagccatcttgagccacataccctggcaagagacttgattacatcagcctataacagctgagcacactctgataacatcttgctttagatacccagcaTCTTCCCTTGGaagtgtgagacttaaaggtgtgtgacttagggCGGGACttacagatcagatttagagacaagacataagggcatgacttaaaggtgtgacttaaaggtgtgtcttagaagtgagacatataaaaggtgagagggagacagaagagttcagtacaacttggagtaggcaTTGGACATTAGACCCTTGGAAGTggagcacttgagacttggagctggaagaattataaggtattaggcaaagagtacaacttggagttagttattaggcattgaggtagaagacacttagactagagaactgggaagaagaagaattattattaggcattaggcacttagcagttggaacttgaaacttggaggcactagggactaggaactagggacttggagagaagagagactgaggaataaatgggattgaatcacactctgtgtgGTCTCCATTTCTCAggtctgtcttcactctctctctcttttgctgaaccccgacctgtggaccagagcagctaggggcagtacgggctctaacaatttagcccccaaggcttttggtagtgggggtcccaacattgacagagcggtctgtaACATTTTTGGCCCCGAAACGTAGGGTAGCTCTGGCCGCAACAGGTGAGTTGAGtgcattaatattgagagatataaaGACAggtgattgttacttcctgttatggTTGTtttgtaggtggcattatgtaCTTGTAATTCTCtctttttggctttgttgtgagatgattaatatcttgttttttctttggtgtaggtaccctCCTAGTGTTAGAagtttccttctagaatcctgtATAGGGCTGGATTGGTggatagatactgtttaaattttgttttgtcttggaagagtttggtttctccatctatgttgattgagaattttgctggtcATATTAACCTGGGCTGTCCTTTGTGCTTTCTTAGtgtctgcatgacctctgaccaGACTCTTCTGGTTTTTAGTGTTTCTGTTGAGAAATCtcgtataattctgataggtctgcctttaaaaGGTACTTGGTCCTTTTCCATTGCAGactttaatagtctttctttcttctgtgaatttagtgttttgatttttatgtgatgagaggaattcttttctggtctagtctgtaGATTTCTTGTATGTATAGGCATTGCTTTCTCCAGGTTAGGGAGGTTTTCATCTATAAACTTTTTGAAGATGTTTGCTGGCCTTTTGATTTGGGattcttcactctcttttataTCTATTATTCTTTGATGTGGTCTTTTCATCTGTAATTTCTGACttatttcctaggtttttcttttccagatttTTCTGCTCCATTTGTGATTActgtattgtttctacttccacttttaggtattgGACTGCTTTaatcaatttcttcatctgtgtgATTGTGTTTTCCAGTATTTCTTgtgggatttatttgtttcctctttaagtgcttctatcTGTTGACCtgtggttatatatatatatatatatatatatatcagtgaaTTATTAATATCATCATTAAAGGACTCTATTTCCTTAATGAGATAGGATTTCAGGTCAGCTTCCTGAGTTTCAGGTGTATTGGTGtactcagggcttgctgtggctgGAGAAGTGGGTTATGATGATGCCAAAGTATACAGgatttgtggggagccaacagaaggggaatatcatccttgcagccatcttgagccatataccctgataagagacttaattacatcagcctacaacagctgagcacactctgataacatcttgttttagatacccaggatcttaccttgggtgtgtgagacttaaaggtgtgacttagagtggagacttaagggtgtgacttagagaggtggcttagaagtaagacatgtaaaaggcgagaggcagacagaagagtggacaacaacttggagttagttagtAGACATTAGGGGGTATAACTTGGAGTAgatattaggtattaggcacttacttagcacttggaagaagtaacttggaacttggaggcattagggactaggaagtagaaactaggaactcaagacttagactagaaagagaggctgaagaataaacaggattgaatcacactctgtctggtcttcattcttcgcaTCCGACCTCACACTCTATTGCTGAACCCGGACCCAAGGattggagcagcttggggtagtgagggctaacaagttagtccccaaggattgtggcagtgcaggttccaacattgataatgcactccgagacattttggctcccaatcatggggcagctcaggctgcaaaaTTTTTGGCCCCTAACGTGGGGCATGTGTCAATTGTCCAGTTGCCTTGTTTGTAGAGGAACTCCTGGGATGCTTTCAGGCTCTgctgtcttcaggggagcagactagCTGGTGGTCTGCCAGGGCAGAAGGCACCAGCCAGAAGTGTATGATCTGGGACATTTTAAcattggggggtgggtgggcatCCAGTTGCCAGACTACATGGACTGACAATCTCTTATTAACACAGGGACTAAATGCATATTTGTATCAATACTGAGAACACCTGTAAGATTGGAAAACAGAGGCAGTTGGCCAGAAAGACTGAGGCTCCTGACTGATTTCTTCTGTATGAGAAGTCCAAAATAAATGCTGGGAAGGCATGATGGGTATATGGGTACTCTCTGTAGCCTTTCTAACATATTTCCTTTTACCAGGTTCTTCAGTACAAGAACATATTCCAATAAGTTCAGAACACATACATGGCAGAAGGTTCCTCCTTATATCCTAAATTCCAAATGTCTTCAAATACACCCAGAGAAATCAGTTCCCAAATGGCTCAAGATCCTGCAAGGAATTTACCTTTTCAAATGTATCAGAGTCCCCTGGTGACCCCAAGAAgtctaatgcaatcaagtctttCAGTTCCTGAAAGACTTGACCTATGTCACCAGGAGTCCCAAGGGCCATCAAGAAATTCAAGGAACCCAATGCAACCAGGTCTTGTAATGGGCCCAGGTTTACCAACACTGAGAAGACTGTCAGGCCATCCAAGTCATCAGATACCTTCAAGTCCCTCAGTGAGACCTGGTTTACAAGTTCCCAGAGGACCCAAGGCACTGCAAGATAAATATGGTGACAAGCAAACTCACTCTGAGGGTCCAAAAAAGGAACGAAAGGAACGCACTGTGTACACCAAAGAGCAAAAGCACCTGCTGCAGACACATTTTCAGAAGCAGAGGTATCCAAATAGGAAGGAACTTAAGGAGCTGGCATCATTGGTTCTtgcaacagagacagagatacaggtctgctcctctcttttccctcaaTCTAACAGCACATTAATTCTGTGCTTTTTAAATGCTTAGGGCAGTGTCCACAGTTTGGGGTAATGAATATTCATGCATCCAATGTTGGGCCTCACATTCTCCATCACCTGGTTACCAATATGGATGAATATTACTCCCATGCCGGGTCTCAGAGACCTAGATATCAGAGTTCCTACTAAAACACAGGACACACTAACTCAATCACCCCAGTCTTTTGATGTCAGGTCATACACATTCTACTTTACTACAACTTTCTAGGCATCTTGAGTCTCAGACTTCTCTGATGCTGACTTGTGAAGTATTGCTATAGAAACTCATATCCAAAAATTTCAATTTGTTGGCCACTTGGGGGCAAACAGGTATTCTTCTGACGTCTCCTTTGTTTTTCAGATCTGGTTCAAGAACACTCGAGCTAAATACAAGCGGATGAATCTCCAGAATATTACAGAAGCTCTG contains:
- the LOC143440301 gene encoding oocyte-specific homeobox protein 5-like translates to MAEGSSLYPKFQMSSNTPREISSQMAQDPARNLPFQMYQSPLVTPRSLMQSSLSVPERLDLCHQESQGPSRNSRNPMQPDKYGDKQTHSEGPKKERKERTVYTKEQKHLLQTHFQKQRYPNRKELKELASLVLATETEIQIWFKNTRAKYKRMNLQNITEALPETNQSSKGISDSTHLPDSIPVVATENGESICPATFGVVSIPKLNCNQESTLPHYQACDADRCSQQETLIDGYVSVPAGDSGPSTAVEVQTDLAVAEAPVGLEAAAQVTEDAQSSGPSAEELWQRILDDFDNSDDWLSFSYLQD